A region from the Salidesulfovibrio onnuriiensis genome encodes:
- a CDS encoding AAA family ATPase, producing the protein MTGRDVVRIVVTGSECTGKSTLALALAAHFGVRAAPEFLRRYFEMKNGVLTLEDAVPIAQGQIAGEDEREMAGDNPVICDTNPLSSVVYNNYYYGSSPAWIEGRLQSRSYHHYLLCGIDVPWRADGQRDRPGEREHLQGLFRAELVRRGCAYTELFGGPEARLAEAVRIVGSLLE; encoded by the coding sequence ATGACGGGAAGGGACGTGGTGCGCATCGTGGTGACCGGCTCGGAATGCACGGGCAAGTCCACACTGGCCCTGGCCCTGGCCGCCCATTTCGGGGTGCGGGCCGCGCCCGAGTTCCTGCGCCGATACTTTGAGATGAAAAACGGCGTCCTCACCCTCGAGGACGCCGTTCCCATCGCCCAAGGGCAGATCGCCGGGGAGGACGAACGCGAAATGGCCGGGGACAACCCGGTCATCTGCGACACCAACCCGCTCTCTTCGGTGGTCTACAACAACTATTACTACGGGTCCTCTCCGGCCTGGATCGAGGGCCGGCTGCAAAGCCGTTCCTACCACCACTACCTGCTCTGCGGCATCGACGTGCCCTGGCGGGCGGACGGCCAGCGCGACCGGCCCGGGGAGCGCGAGCACCTGCAGGGCCTGTTCCGGGCCGAGCTGGTGCGCCGGGGCTGCGCCTATACCGAGCTGTTCGGCGGCCCGGAGGCGCGGCTGGCCGAAGCCGTGCGCATTGTCGGCTCCCTACTCGAATAG
- the pnuC gene encoding nicotinamide riboside transporter PnuC: protein MLEFADAIKFVTDFVGYMEWPERLSTLTGLIYIVLSVRQNPLCWPFGIVSVGIWMVVVFMGRMYMDSLLNFVYVVLGFYGWYQWLRGGEDKTPLKVQTVDRQLWVRLAAIGVATTIPLGLLSQFVLNASFPWWDTITTVISLIAQYLLAKKYLENWLLWIVADAIYIWLYIAKGWHGYSVLMAVYTFMAVLGFYGWWKSLKADRAAA, encoded by the coding sequence ATGCTTGAATTCGCAGACGCCATAAAATTCGTCACCGACTTCGTGGGCTACATGGAATGGCCCGAACGGCTTTCCACCCTCACCGGGCTCATCTACATCGTGCTCAGCGTGCGCCAGAACCCGCTCTGCTGGCCCTTTGGCATCGTCAGCGTGGGCATCTGGATGGTGGTGGTGTTCATGGGCCGCATGTACATGGATTCGCTGCTCAATTTCGTCTACGTGGTACTCGGCTTCTACGGCTGGTACCAATGGCTGCGCGGCGGCGAGGACAAGACCCCGCTCAAGGTGCAGACCGTGGACCGGCAGCTCTGGGTCCGGCTGGCGGCCATCGGCGTGGCCACCACCATTCCCCTGGGCCTGCTTTCCCAGTTCGTGCTCAACGCCTCCTTCCCCTGGTGGGACACCATCACCACGGTCATCAGCCTCATCGCCCAGTATCTGCTGGCCAAGAAGTATCTCGAGAACTGGCTGCTGTGGATCGTGGCCGACGCCATCTACATCTGGCTGTACATTGCCAAGGGCTGGCACGGCTACAGCGTGCTCATGGCCGTATACACCTTCATGGCCGTGCTCGGCTTCTACGGCTGGTGGAAATCCCTCAAGGCGGACAGGGCGGCGGCATGA
- a CDS encoding NAD(P)/FAD-dependent oxidoreductase yields the protein MKNPLDGAILQRDKKTYAIVPRTPVGIVTPRQLRALAAVVERYEVPVVKITSGQRMTLVGMEEDAIPKIWADLEMEIGRATELCLHYVQACPGNQVCKFGLRDSLGFGMELEEEFLGMDLPAKVKIGVSGCPLCCGESRVRDLGLIGKKSGWTVVMGGNAGNRVREADVIAEDLTREEAKALVRRLMEFYRENGNKRERTAKFMDRVGLDTVKAGVGLE from the coding sequence ATGAAAAATCCCCTTGATGGAGCCATTCTCCAGCGAGACAAGAAGACATACGCCATTGTGCCGCGCACGCCCGTGGGCATCGTCACCCCCCGGCAGCTGCGCGCCCTGGCCGCTGTGGTGGAAAGATACGAGGTGCCCGTGGTCAAGATCACCTCGGGCCAGCGCATGACCCTGGTGGGCATGGAAGAAGACGCAATCCCCAAAATCTGGGCCGACCTGGAAATGGAGATCGGCCGCGCCACCGAGCTCTGTCTGCACTATGTGCAGGCCTGTCCCGGCAACCAGGTCTGCAAGTTCGGCCTGCGCGATTCCCTGGGCTTCGGCATGGAGCTGGAAGAGGAATTCCTGGGCATGGACCTGCCCGCCAAGGTCAAGATCGGCGTGTCCGGCTGCCCGCTGTGCTGCGGCGAATCCCGCGTGCGCGACCTGGGGCTCATCGGCAAGAAGAGCGGCTGGACCGTGGTCATGGGCGGCAACGCGGGCAACCGGGTGCGCGAGGCCGACGTCATTGCCGAGGACCTCACCCGCGAGGAGGCCAAGGCGCTCGTCCGCAGGCTCATGGAATTCTACCGCGAAAACGGCAACAAGCGCGAACGCACCGCAAAGTTCATGGACCGGGTCGGGCTCGACACCGTGAAAGCGGGCGTGGGGCTGGAGTAA
- a CDS encoding glycoside hydrolase family 5 protein: MNNKILASAFFLALLLTSLLSFAVHAATPADFWKTQRTGTNCFNKVPEESWFKDAADLGVSWVRLAIDKWEGERDDFLMGDADDYRGLVEADAQELGQVLDWAHKYGLKVVLTPLSLPGARWSQNNGGRFDSRLWENRKYWNQTKAYWRDIAERFGGHPALVAYNIKNEPAPEKGRGVAEHELLGDVSRYQTWYEKHRGTAADLYQFYTEVIAAIRTVDKDMPIMVDGGWYAQPGAFTYWPGALSDPNVLYSFHMYEPYKFTSNANAKRKYPFVYPGVIPFAGKEVDWNRDTLELYMSPLFQWAAKHNIPSYRIVAGEFGCMRRNSGCRQYLEDVLAILDDNQLHWAFYSFREDEWDGYDYEVGTKPLGWKYWEAVERGEHPGVPRKPNPLFAVIRSHLK, encoded by the coding sequence ATGAACAACAAGATTCTCGCGTCGGCCTTTTTTCTGGCGCTCCTGCTGACCTCGCTGCTCTCCTTTGCGGTGCACGCCGCCACACCGGCAGACTTCTGGAAAACCCAACGCACCGGAACCAACTGTTTCAACAAGGTTCCCGAGGAATCCTGGTTCAAGGACGCCGCAGACCTGGGCGTGAGCTGGGTGCGGCTGGCCATCGACAAATGGGAAGGCGAGCGGGACGACTTCCTCATGGGCGACGCCGACGACTACCGGGGCCTGGTGGAGGCCGATGCGCAAGAGCTGGGACAGGTGCTGGACTGGGCCCACAAATACGGCCTCAAGGTGGTGCTGACCCCCCTGTCCCTGCCCGGCGCGCGCTGGAGCCAGAACAACGGCGGCCGGTTCGATTCCCGCCTGTGGGAAAACAGGAAATACTGGAACCAGACCAAGGCCTACTGGCGTGACATCGCCGAACGCTTCGGCGGGCACCCTGCCCTGGTGGCCTACAACATCAAGAACGAGCCCGCCCCGGAAAAGGGGCGCGGCGTGGCCGAGCACGAACTGCTGGGCGATGTCTCCCGCTACCAGACCTGGTATGAGAAACACCGGGGGACCGCCGCCGACCTCTACCAGTTCTACACCGAGGTCATCGCCGCCATCCGCACGGTGGACAAGGACATGCCCATCATGGTGGACGGCGGCTGGTACGCCCAGCCCGGGGCCTTCACTTACTGGCCCGGGGCCCTGTCCGACCCCAACGTGCTCTATTCCTTCCACATGTACGAGCCCTACAAATTCACCAGCAACGCCAACGCAAAGCGCAAATACCCCTTTGTCTACCCCGGCGTGATCCCCTTTGCGGGCAAGGAAGTGGACTGGAACCGGGACACCCTGGAGCTGTACATGTCCCCGCTGTTCCAGTGGGCCGCAAAGCACAACATTCCCAGCTACCGCATCGTGGCCGGGGAATTCGGCTGCATGCGCCGCAATTCCGGCTGCAGGCAGTACCTGGAGGACGTGCTGGCCATCCTGGACGACAACCAGCTCCACTGGGCCTTTTACTCCTTCCGCGAGGACGAATGGGACGGCTACGACTACGAGGTGGGCACCAAGCCCCTGGGCTGGAAATACTGGGAGGCCGTGGAACGCGGCGAACACCCCGGGGTGCCCCGCAAGCCGAATCCGCTCTTCGCCGTTATCCGGTCCCACCTGAAATAA
- a CDS encoding Hsp20/alpha crystallin family protein, with translation MAKLNWNPWMGLDLSADEQLRGDTAGRPAAGDHGGMAWAPAADMVEDEKRITIQVDVPGLSLEDIGVELRKGELQLYGRRRFEKDARKNVYHMLERTYGPFGRTFSLPRNVDQDSIRAHLKDGVLTIVISKSKPRRRTISVE, from the coding sequence ATGGCAAAACTCAACTGGAATCCCTGGATGGGATTGGACCTTTCCGCGGACGAGCAGCTCCGGGGGGACACCGCCGGACGGCCCGCCGCCGGCGACCACGGCGGCATGGCCTGGGCCCCCGCCGCCGACATGGTCGAGGACGAGAAGCGCATCACCATCCAGGTGGACGTGCCCGGCCTGAGCCTCGAGGACATCGGCGTGGAACTCCGGAAAGGCGAGCTGCAGCTCTACGGCCGCCGCCGCTTTGAAAAGGATGCCCGCAAGAACGTCTATCACATGCTCGAGCGCACCTACGGCCCGTTCGGCCGCACCTTTTCCCTGCCGCGCAACGTGGACCAGGACTCCATCCGCGCCCATCTCAAGGACGGCGTCCTGACCATCGTCATTTCAAAAAGCAAGCCCCGCCGCAGAACCATTTCCGTGGAATAG
- a CDS encoding ATP-dependent 6-phosphofructokinase yields MPQICKKKVYKAEDTVISRLGLPKVSSPLKHGRYVDEEDAVLVNLSKDSLVPKGNKKPDSLVFFEMAGPREKLYFDPSKAKCAVVTCGGLCPGLNDVIRAIVMTAHHEYHVPSVLGIRYGLSGFIPSEGYDVMELTPENVGQIHEFGGTMLGSSRGPQDVEEIVDALERLNISILFMIGGDGTLKAAEKVQAEISKRKLSIALVGLPKTIDNDIQFASPSFGFDTAVEKATEAIRCAHVEATGAPWGIGLVKVMGRASGFIAAQSAMALQDVDFVLVPEDEFDLDGENGFLQHLEARMRQNGHAVIVLAEGSGQNIIGETGKKDKSGNLVLGDIAGTIRNGIKDHFGKQGIETTLKYIDPSYIIRSVPANANDRIYCSFLGIHAVHAGMSGRTGLVISRWNGRYVHIPMQLMTRARKFININSNYWRAVLESTGQPVSMKNPAKEAAKSK; encoded by the coding sequence ATGCCGCAAATTTGCAAGAAAAAAGTGTACAAGGCAGAGGATACGGTCATTTCCCGCCTCGGCCTCCCCAAGGTCAGCAGCCCGCTCAAGCACGGCCGCTATGTGGACGAGGAAGACGCCGTCCTGGTGAACCTTTCCAAGGACAGCCTGGTTCCCAAGGGCAACAAGAAGCCCGACAGCCTCGTCTTTTTCGAAATGGCCGGGCCCCGGGAAAAGCTCTATTTCGACCCCAGCAAGGCCAAGTGCGCGGTGGTTACCTGCGGCGGGCTGTGCCCGGGCCTCAACGACGTGATCCGGGCCATCGTCATGACCGCGCACCACGAGTACCACGTGCCGTCCGTGCTCGGCATCCGCTACGGCCTGTCCGGCTTCATCCCCTCCGAGGGCTACGACGTCATGGAGCTGACCCCGGAAAACGTGGGCCAGATCCACGAGTTCGGCGGCACCATGCTCGGCTCCTCGCGCGGACCCCAGGACGTGGAGGAGATCGTGGACGCCCTGGAGCGCCTGAACATCTCCATCCTGTTCATGATCGGGGGCGACGGCACCCTCAAGGCCGCGGAAAAGGTCCAGGCCGAGATCAGCAAGCGCAAGCTGTCCATCGCCCTGGTGGGCCTGCCCAAGACAATTGACAACGACATCCAGTTCGCTTCGCCCTCGTTCGGGTTCGACACGGCCGTGGAAAAGGCCACCGAGGCCATCCGCTGCGCCCACGTGGAGGCCACGGGCGCACCCTGGGGCATCGGCCTGGTCAAGGTCATGGGCCGCGCCTCCGGCTTCATCGCCGCCCAGAGCGCCATGGCCCTGCAGGACGTGGACTTCGTGCTCGTACCCGAGGACGAGTTCGACCTGGACGGGGAAAACGGATTTCTCCAGCACCTGGAGGCGCGCATGCGCCAAAACGGCCACGCGGTCATCGTGCTGGCCGAGGGATCGGGCCAGAACATCATCGGCGAGACCGGCAAAAAGGACAAATCCGGCAACCTGGTGCTGGGCGACATCGCGGGGACCATCCGCAACGGCATCAAGGACCATTTCGGCAAGCAGGGCATCGAGACCACCCTCAAGTACATCGACCCCAGCTACATCATCCGCTCGGTGCCCGCCAACGCCAACGACCGCATCTACTGCTCGTTCCTGGGCATCCACGCCGTGCACGCGGGCATGTCCGGCCGCACCGGCCTGGTCATCTCTCGCTGGAACGGCCGCTACGTGCACATCCCCATGCAGCTCATGACCCGGGCACGCAAGTTTATCAACATCAACTCCAACTACTGGCGCGCGGTGCTCGAATCCACGGGTCAGCCCGTGAGCATGAAGAACCCCGCCAAGGAGGCGGCCAAGTCGAAATAG
- a CDS encoding rhodanese-like domain-containing protein, protein MKRNFLFALVAVVALSFLGGCLGSGKFKDEVEKEKSAVKLVREMQRGDYDIIDTAGLKALMDKGTDMLVVDTMPYEASFKKNHVPGAVAFEFPIPDMNEWDNAQTAGKSQEEFIELLGPDKDKLLVFYCGFVKCTRSHNGAVWAKKLGYTNVVRYPGGIFAWKGADYPVASEE, encoded by the coding sequence ATTAAAAGGAATTTCCTGTTTGCGCTGGTGGCTGTCGTGGCCCTGTCTTTCCTGGGCGGCTGCCTCGGTTCCGGCAAGTTCAAGGATGAAGTGGAAAAGGAAAAGAGCGCCGTCAAGCTGGTCAGGGAAATGCAGCGCGGCGACTACGACATCATCGACACCGCCGGGCTCAAGGCCCTCATGGACAAGGGCACGGACATGCTCGTCGTGGACACCATGCCCTACGAAGCCAGCTTCAAGAAGAATCACGTTCCCGGCGCCGTCGCCTTTGAATTCCCCATCCCGGACATGAACGAATGGGACAATGCGCAGACCGCGGGCAAGTCCCAGGAAGAATTCATCGAGCTGCTCGGACCGGACAAGGACAAGCTCCTCGTGTTCTATTGCGGCTTCGTGAAATGCACCCGCTCCCACAACGGCGCTGTCTGGGCCAAGAAGCTCGGCTACACCAATGTTGTGCGCTACCCCGGCGGCATCTTCGCCTGGAAGGGCGCCGACTACCCCGTGGCAAGCGAAGAATAG
- a CDS encoding MauE/DoxX family redox-associated membrane protein, whose amino-acid sequence MKRLLISRHLYIAARILLAAVFVYAGVGKLADPQGFAVVIAGYGLTPSWADLPLAVCLPALEVLAGIGLVFDIKGSLGLIVAQLLVFVGVLAYGIHLGLDVDCGCYGPNDPEGEAYHGLKTALVRDLFLLAACGYMIWRRKAARVAPVPASRFLQLVTRRRNTRD is encoded by the coding sequence ATGAAACGTCTGCTTATATCCAGGCATCTGTACATTGCGGCCCGCATTCTGCTGGCTGCCGTGTTCGTGTATGCGGGGGTGGGCAAGCTGGCCGACCCGCAGGGTTTCGCCGTGGTCATTGCCGGCTACGGCCTGACCCCGTCCTGGGCCGACCTGCCCCTGGCCGTGTGCCTGCCAGCGCTGGAGGTTCTGGCGGGAATCGGCCTGGTGTTTGACATCAAGGGCTCTCTGGGACTGATCGTGGCACAACTGCTGGTGTTCGTGGGCGTCCTGGCCTACGGCATCCATCTCGGGCTGGACGTGGATTGCGGCTGTTACGGGCCCAACGACCCCGAAGGCGAGGCCTATCACGGGCTCAAGACCGCTTTGGTGCGGGACCTGTTCCTGCTTGCGGCCTGTGGCTACATGATCTGGCGGCGAAAGGCCGCCCGGGTTGCCCCCGTTCCCGCGTCCCGTTTTCTGCAACTGGTTACTCGAAGGAGAAACACTCGTGATTAA
- a CDS encoding MerR family transcriptional regulator: protein MTGKKLLSVAEIARELELPESTVHYWKNRFAQHLPSVGRGRQKRFKPDAVEVFSVISRMLKEGHTARDVMEHLSQSYPLQADAVPALSESAAMPAAGMDNAMQMASAIGMEIAKSIGEGIRNVLNPEAPSAQELTSIRDEVQQVMSRITSGHDDLESLRTENAELKEKLRIMEAEMVRLRKDRREMEKYLLDKIRTVTT from the coding sequence ATGACAGGGAAGAAACTGCTTTCGGTGGCCGAGATAGCGAGGGAGCTCGAGCTGCCGGAGTCCACGGTGCACTACTGGAAAAACCGGTTTGCACAGCATCTGCCCAGCGTGGGCAGGGGCCGCCAGAAGCGATTCAAGCCCGATGCCGTGGAAGTCTTTTCGGTCATCTCCCGCATGCTCAAGGAGGGCCACACGGCCCGCGACGTCATGGAGCACCTCAGCCAGTCCTACCCGCTCCAGGCGGACGCGGTGCCCGCCCTCAGCGAAAGCGCCGCCATGCCCGCCGCCGGCATGGACAACGCCATGCAGATGGCCTCGGCCATCGGCATGGAGATCGCCAAATCCATCGGCGAAGGCATCCGCAACGTGCTCAATCCCGAAGCGCCCAGCGCCCAGGAACTCACCTCCATCCGCGACGAGGTGCAGCAGGTCATGAGCCGCATCACCTCCGGCCACGACGACCTGGAAAGCCTGCGCACGGAAAACGCCGAGCTCAAGGAAAAGCTGCGCATCATGGAAGCGGAAATGGTCCGGCTCCGCAAGGACCGCCGCGAAATGGAAAAGTACCTCCTTGACAAGATCAGGACAGTAACTACCTAA
- the htpG gene encoding molecular chaperone HtpG — protein MGKKSTHKFKAEISQLLDILVHSLYTNKEIFLRELVSNASDALEKYRFKSSSSENGGEDLPLEIRISADKDAGTLTITDTGIGMTADEVMANIGTIAHSGTAELTRLAQEGKESLDALIGRFGVGFYSAYMVADEVAVTTRSMDRDAKPVRWVSDGRTDYDLQELDEDLPRGTRIEVRLKEDLKDQFTNTAHLKSVINRHSNFVNFPIFVEEERVNTVPALWREPKFQIKPEQYAEFYKFLTFDGEDPFETIHTSVDAPVQFNALLFVPRKSTDFMTSMNRDNWGLDLYARRVLIQHQNKELLPEYLSFVKGVVDIEDLPLNISRETLQDNVVMRKVASTLTKHVLSHLEKLAKDNADRYAEFWKEHGTLFKAGYMDFIHKDRYAELVRFNSSASDDAEALSSLADYVSRAKEGQKEIYYAYGASREALALNPHLEIFRRKGIEVLYLYEPIDEFAMDTIREFKEFKLVAAEHADPAKLDEFETLEKKDDVEDLSSDDASVLDKLLGRIKDVLGGAVSEVKASKRLSDSPVCLSNPDGHVTSSMDKIMRAMSKDTSIPVKVLEVNPDHALVRNMIDIFKRDENDPFIEQAAQQLYESALLLEGYLSDPHALVGRIQSLLTQSSGWYVKGK, from the coding sequence ATGGGTAAGAAAAGCACACACAAATTCAAGGCCGAGATCAGCCAGCTCCTGGATATCCTGGTCCACTCCCTGTACACCAACAAGGAAATATTCCTGCGCGAACTGGTATCCAACGCCTCGGACGCACTGGAAAAATACCGTTTCAAGTCCAGCAGCTCCGAAAACGGCGGGGAGGACCTGCCGCTGGAGATCCGCATCAGCGCGGACAAGGACGCGGGCACCCTGACCATCACGGACACGGGCATCGGCATGACCGCCGATGAGGTCATGGCCAACATCGGCACCATCGCCCATTCGGGCACGGCCGAGCTGACCAGGCTGGCCCAGGAGGGCAAGGAATCCCTGGACGCCCTTATCGGCCGTTTCGGCGTGGGCTTCTATTCCGCATACATGGTGGCCGACGAGGTCGCCGTGACCACCCGCTCCATGGACAGGGACGCCAAACCCGTGCGCTGGGTCTCGGACGGCCGCACCGACTACGACCTGCAGGAGCTGGACGAGGACCTGCCGCGCGGCACCCGCATCGAGGTCCGGCTCAAGGAGGACCTCAAGGACCAGTTCACCAACACGGCCCACCTCAAGTCGGTCATCAACAGGCACTCCAACTTCGTGAACTTCCCCATCTTCGTGGAGGAGGAACGGGTCAACACCGTGCCCGCCCTGTGGCGCGAGCCCAAGTTCCAGATCAAGCCCGAGCAGTACGCCGAGTTCTACAAGTTCCTGACCTTTGACGGCGAGGACCCCTTCGAGACCATCCACACCTCGGTGGATGCTCCCGTGCAGTTCAACGCCCTGCTGTTCGTGCCGCGGAAAAGCACGGACTTCATGACCAGCATGAACCGCGACAACTGGGGCCTGGACCTCTACGCGCGCCGCGTGCTCATCCAGCACCAGAACAAGGAGCTGCTTCCCGAGTACCTGAGCTTCGTCAAGGGCGTGGTGGATATCGAGGACCTGCCCCTGAACATCTCCCGCGAGACCCTGCAGGACAACGTGGTCATGCGCAAAGTCGCCTCCACGCTCACCAAGCACGTACTCTCCCACCTGGAAAAGCTGGCCAAGGACAACGCCGACCGCTACGCCGAGTTCTGGAAGGAGCACGGCACCCTGTTCAAGGCCGGGTACATGGATTTCATCCACAAGGACCGCTACGCCGAGCTGGTGCGCTTCAACTCCTCGGCCTCGGACGACGCCGAAGCCCTGTCCTCCCTGGCCGACTACGTGTCCCGCGCCAAGGAGGGCCAGAAGGAAATCTACTACGCCTACGGCGCGTCCCGCGAGGCCCTGGCCCTCAACCCGCACCTGGAGATCTTCCGGCGCAAGGGCATCGAGGTGCTCTACCTTTATGAGCCCATCGACGAATTCGCCATGGACACCATCCGCGAATTCAAGGAATTCAAGCTGGTGGCCGCGGAACACGCGGACCCGGCCAAGCTGGACGAGTTCGAGACCCTGGAGAAGAAGGACGACGTGGAAGACCTGTCCTCCGACGACGCCTCGGTTCTCGACAAGCTGCTGGGACGCATCAAGGACGTGCTGGGCGGCGCGGTTTCCGAGGTCAAGGCCTCCAAGCGCCTTTCGGATTCGCCGGTCTGCCTGTCCAACCCAGACGGCCACGTGACCAGCTCCATGGACAAGATCATGCGCGCCATGTCCAAGGACACCTCCATTCCGGTCAAGGTGCTGGAGGTCAACCCGGACCATGCGCTGGTGCGCAACATGATCGACATCTTCAAGCGGGACGAAAACGACCCGTTCATCGAGCAGGCCGCGCAGCAGCTCTACGAGTCCGCGCTGCTGCTCGAGGGCTACCTCTCCGACCCGCACGCCCTGGTGGGCCGCATCCAGTCCCTGCTCACCCAGTCCTCGGGCTGGTACGTGAAGGGCAAATAG
- a CDS encoding LytR/AlgR family response regulator transcription factor: MTDIIRTILVDDEPPARDELAYLLSSHADVEIVATAGNAAEAVKAIRRHEPDLVFLDIQMPGRNGFHVLGDVMGMEHPPLVIFATAYDEYAIRAFEENAVDYILKPVAENRLATSLDRARARLREDSPKERDDTGEALRKLLAGVGIKKGITRISVEHSGRNVLLSPREVVYFNYENRRVHAGTRDGLFPCAADLTLDRLEERLDGFAFFRANRSQLVNLAQVRTYAPWFNGKYVLTMADARETEITVSKSRVRDFKDAIEL, from the coding sequence ATGACCGATATCATTCGAACCATCCTTGTGGACGACGAGCCGCCCGCCCGGGACGAGCTGGCCTATCTGCTCTCATCCCATGCGGACGTGGAGATCGTCGCCACGGCGGGCAACGCGGCCGAGGCCGTGAAGGCCATCCGCAGGCACGAGCCCGACCTGGTCTTTCTGGACATCCAGATGCCGGGCAGGAACGGCTTCCACGTGCTGGGGGACGTGATGGGCATGGAGCATCCGCCCCTGGTCATCTTTGCCACGGCCTACGACGAATACGCCATCCGCGCCTTCGAGGAGAACGCGGTGGACTACATCCTCAAGCCCGTGGCCGAAAACCGGCTGGCCACCAGCCTGGACCGCGCCCGCGCCCGGCTCCGGGAGGATTCCCCCAAGGAGCGGGACGACACGGGCGAAGCCCTGCGCAAGCTGCTGGCCGGGGTGGGCATCAAAAAGGGCATCACCCGCATCAGCGTGGAGCATTCGGGCCGCAACGTACTCCTGAGCCCCCGCGAGGTGGTCTACTTCAACTACGAGAACCGCCGGGTCCACGCGGGAACCCGCGACGGCCTCTTTCCCTGCGCCGCGGACCTGACCCTGGACCGGCTCGAGGAGCGCCTGGACGGGTTCGCCTTTTTCCGGGCCAACCGCTCCCAGCTCGTGAACCTGGCCCAGGTGCGCACCTATGCGCCGTGGTTCAACGGCAAGTACGTGCTGACCATGGCCGACGCCCGGGAAACCGAAATCACCGTCAGCAAGTCCCGGGTGCGGGACTTCAAGGACGCCATAGAACTGTAA